A segment of the Nitrosospira briensis C-128 genome:
GGTATCGACTACTACCCCCGCATTAGCCAGGGCGAACACCGGCAGCACCAGAAAGCTCGATCTCGGCGCGACATGGCGAAGCATGCGGTCGGCGGGCGATTCGAGCCGATCATGTATCGCGTCCAGCGCTTCCAGAGAGGGTTCGGAAGGCCCGTACCGCAGAACTTCTTTGCCGCGCTGCGTTTCCGCAGTCAGGATGGCATCGGCTTGCAGCATCAGGGCCCGAAGATTGGGCGGTGGCCGGGTCGGAATGAAGACGGCAAGAATAACGCCGGCCAGGGTGCCATGTATTCCACTGGAATATACGCATATCCATAAACCGATGCCGAGCAAGACATAGGGAGACGCGCGGTATATGCCGCCCTTGTTGAGTAGCACCAGCAATCCTATAATTGCGGCCGCGCCGGCGAGATAGCTGAAGTGGAGGCTGCCGGAATAAAAGATCGCTACGACGATGATGGCGCCAATATCGTCGACAATAGCGGCCGCAGTGAGAAAAACGCGAAGCTCTATGGGGACGCGCCTGCCCATCATGATTATCAACGCGACTGCAAAGGCAGTATCCGTTGCCATCGGCACGCCCCAGCCGAGCGACCACGCCCCTGCCGGACCCTCGGGCACCAGTATCAGGTACAGCATGGCGGGCACAGCCATACCACCAATGGCGGCGGCAATCGGCAACATCGCTGCGCGCCGGCTCGCAAGATGGCCAACGGTGAATTCCCGCTTGATTTCCAACCCCACGACCAAGAAGAAAATGACGAGCAGCCCGTCATTTATCCAATGCCGCAGGGAGAGTTCGAACCCGGTGCCGGCGAAAGTAAATCCCAGGGGCTGATTCCATAAATCATTGAAGCCCGGGCCGATCATGGAATTGCTCAGCATGACTGCGAGCGCGGTGGCCAGCAGCAGCATGATACCGGTCGAGGGCGCCCATTTGGCGAAGTCCAGTGCAGCCGAGTGGACTACATGACCCAGCGACCCAAGCATCGCCTCGGAAAGAGAACCGGCCTCCCAGGGGCCGTCATAGCGCCGGTCATTGATGAAGAGGGTTGGCGTGATAGTGACGCCGCTGGCGGCCGCGCTGGCAATATCCGCATCCACGCGGGCTTTGGCTCGGGCGGCAATGTCGCCCTCTTGTGACGCCATGTCCGCACCAAGGCTCAAATCCGCGGCGAGGGTACGAAGGTCTTCTTCGGTCAGTTTGCTTGAACGCGCCATCAGCGCGACATGCACGTTCCAGAAGTGCACCGGATCGCTACATGATTCCACCAGTTCGGCTGCACTGCGAGCCATATCGTTTCCCGTCAATGGCCGATGACGAAATACATAGCGCATGCGGTTGCCGAACCGGTTGCGCATCTTGGCGACGCCCTCGTGGGCTACGCGAGAGAA
Coding sequences within it:
- the nhaA gene encoding Na+/H+ antiporter NhaA, encoding MTPEAPSNRLDRPVDEANDHILGPPDAEITLVEYGSYDDPFSRVAHEGVAKMRNRFGNRMRYVFRHRPLTGNDMARSAAELVESCSDPVHFWNVHVALMARSSKLTEEDLRTLAADLSLGADMASQEGDIAARAKARVDADIASAAASGVTITPTLFINDRRYDGPWEAGSLSEAMLGSLGHVVHSAALDFAKWAPSTGIMLLLATALAVMLSNSMIGPGFNDLWNQPLGFTFAGTGFELSLRHWINDGLLVIFFLVVGLEIKREFTVGHLASRRAAMLPIAAAIGGMAVPAMLYLILVPEGPAGAWSLGWGVPMATDTAFAVALIIMMGRRVPIELRVFLTAAAIVDDIGAIIVVAIFYSGSLHFSYLAGAAAIIGLLVLLNKGGIYRASPYVLLGIGLWICVYSSGIHGTLAGVILAVFIPTRPPPNLRALMLQADAILTAETQRGKEVLRYGPSEPSLEALDAIHDRLESPADRMLRHVAPRSSFLVLPVFALANAGVVVDTDVFSGHLPLMMGTAMALVIGKPLGFIAATAATVWLGIAAKPANYSWRQLAGAGALAGIGFTMSLFIASQAFPQEGDYAAVKIAIFVGSILSAIIGVAILWNGRPDPDSR